Proteins encoded together in one Benincasa hispida cultivar B227 chromosome 1, ASM972705v1, whole genome shotgun sequence window:
- the LOC120084879 gene encoding ADP-glucose phosphorylase — translation MAPPIESRRPELRKDSVTNRWVIFSPARAKRPSDFKSKSPAPSSSDSLQTCPFCIGQEHHCAPEIFRFPPQNSDWKVRVIQNLYPALSRDKGLDSSTSLSSDSLLWGCLLDGYGFHDVIIESPLHSVHLSDLTPEDVAQVLLAYKKRILQLAGDDSIKYVQVFKNHGASAGASMTHSHSQMVGLPVIPPSVSTRLDSMKQYFNQTGKCSICHVPTKDLLVDESVHFISVVPYAASFPFELWIVPRDHVPHFHELDQETAVDLGGLLKVTLMKMSLQLNKPPFNFMIHTSPLQALDSDLAYSHWFFQIVPQLSGVGGFELGTGCYINPVFPEDAAKVMGEVNISI, via the exons ATGGCGCCGCCGATTGAATCTCGCCGTCCCGAACTCCGCAAGGACTCAGTGACGAATCGTTGGGTCATATTCTCACCCGCCCGAGCTAAACGGCCCTCcgatttcaaatcaaaatccCCAGCCCCTTCTTCTTCCGACTCTCTCCAAACATGCCCCTTCTGCATTGGCCAAGAGCACCACTGCGCTCCCGAGATCTTCCGATTTCCTCCTCAGAACTCCGATTGGAAAGTTCGCGTCATTCAAAATCTCTATCCTGCTCTAAGTAGGGACAAGGGTCTCGATTCTTCAACTTCCCTTAGCTCCGATTCTCTCTTATGGGGTTGCCTTTTGGACGGCTATGGATTCCACGACGTCATTATCGAGTCCCCTCTTCACTCAGTTCACCTCTCTGATTTGACCCCCGAGGACGTCGCTCAGGTTCTTCTTGCTTACAAGAAGCGGATTCTGCAGCTCGCAGGCGATGACAGCATCAAATATGTTCAG GTGTTCAAGAACCACGGTGCCTCAGCTGGAGCATCAATGACGCACTCCCATAGTCAGATGGTGGGTCTTCCCGTCATTCCTCCCTCTGTTTCTACTCGACTTGATAGTATGAAGCAGTATTTCAATCAGACGggaaaatgtagcatttgtcatGTTCCTACAAAGGACCTTTTGGTTGATGAATCAGTCCATTTCATTTCAGTTGTTCCTTATGCAGCTTCGTTTCCTTTTGAGCTCTGGATCGTTCCTCGTGACCATGTTCCTCATTTTCATGAGCTGGACCAGGAGACG GCTGTTGATCTTGGAGGGCTATTGAAAGTGACACTCATGAAGATGTCTCTGCAGCTGAACAAACCGCCATTCAACTTCATGATTCACACTTCTCCCTTGCAGGCTTTGGATTCGGACTTAGCTTACAGCCACTGGTTTTTTCAGATTGTTCCTCAGCTTTCTGGTGTAGGGGGGTTTGAACTTGGAACTGGTTGCTACATCAATCCCGTTTTTCCAGAGGATGCTGCTAAAGTCATGGGGGAGGTTAACATCTCAATATAG
- the LOC120084891 gene encoding glyoxylate/hydroxypyruvate reductase HPR3-like, producing MEESEGDSKKLPEVLVLGSPWLFPALESQFSSRFHFLRPSLSDLPLLQFLSSYAQSIQALLIPGGFLITSAVLHCLPALKLVVTTSAGVDHLDLPELRRRQIAIAYVADLYSEDVADFAVGLLIDVLMKVSAGDRFLRLGFPSTKGDFPSLRSKLSGKRIGIVGLGQIGSKVAKRLEGFECKISYNSRTKKPLVPYSYYSNVYELASNCDGLVICCGITKETRHMINKEVMVALGKDGVIINIGRGAIIDEKAMVECLIKGEIGGVGLDVFENEPEIPEELFSLDNVVLSPHVAVMTHETLVDLSKLVVDNLEAFFSNKPLVSLFPN from the exons ATGGAAGAATCGGAAGGCGATAGCAAGAAGCTTCCTGAAGTTTTGGTTCTAGGTTCTCCATGGTTATTCCCCGCTCTCGAATCCCAATTCTCAAGCCGATTCCATTTCCTCCGACCATCCCTTTCCGATCTCCCCCTTCTCCAATTCCTCTCTTCCTATGCCCAATCCATCCAAGCCTTGCTCATCCCCGGCGGCTTCCTCATCACCTCCGCCGTTCTCCATTGCCTCCCGGCGCTTAAGCTCGTCGTAACTACCAGCGCCGGCGTCGATCACCTCGATTTGCCGGAATTGCGCCGCCGTCAGATCGCCATTGCCTATGTTGCGGACTTGTACTCTGAAGATGTCGCTGATTTCGCCGTTGGATTACTGATTGACGTTCTCATGAAGGTCTCGGCGGGAGATCGGTTCCTTAGGCTAGGGTTTCCGTCTACCAAAGGGGATTTTCCCTCCCTCCGATCAAAG CTAAGTGGCAAAAGAATTGGTATAGTTGGATTGGGGCAAATAGGGTCTAAAGTTGCCAAAAGACTGGAGGGATTTGAGTGCAAAATCTCATACAACTCAAGGACTAAAAAGCCATTAGTTCCATACTCCTACTATTCCAATGTATATGAACTTGCAAGCAACTGTGACGGCCTTGTAATTTGTTGTGGGATAACGAAAGAAACTCGACATATGATCAACAAGGAGGTGATGGTTGCACTGGGAAAAGATGGAGTGATAATCAACATCGGTCGAGGGGCGATCATCGACGAGAAGGCGATGGTTGAATGTTTGATTAAGGGGGAGATTGGGGGAGTTGGACTAGATGTGTTTGAGAATGAACCTGAAATTCCTGAAGAGCTCTTTAGTCTTGATAATGTTGTATTATCACCACATGTTGCTGTTATGACACATGAAACTTTAGTGGATTTGTCTAAGTTGGTGGTGGACAACTTGGAGGCATTCTTCTCAAACAAACCTTTGGTATCTCTGTTTCCTAATTAA
- the LOC120071147 gene encoding cyclin-D-binding Myb-like transcription factor 1 isoform X1, translating into MTTSELIAQDEDVTHTKMKMQTMKKSKCPDGSDKKDREKKKKKKKKKQKEHKTQKDEQKEEIESDAEPRVKKEEIESETEPCVKKDEEMQKKKKAKLSEGIDENNCKRGPDSGKEKKKKKQKTEDSTESSSHITKEEKRKKTKYVEGGSLKKVHEGEAGLREEEISSPPERLSPKGSSKKVRFSEDVEIFPLVDAQSSGKTKQDDGLIRGKRFSKEEDEIVKKAVLKYIEEHALGDEGLKKVLHCREFPEVKSCWKDIGKALPYRPYLSVYYRAHILFERDETHKWTPEEYELVRKFHEKHGSDWKALAEVLGKHRFHVKDTWRRIKLPNMKKGKWTQDEYQKLFDLVNKDLRLKAYEEKRSKHGMLRDNICWGAISDELSTRSTAICCQKWYGQLTSPMVADNEWADVDDYRLVDALSSLDACSIEDVEWDQLLEHRNGEVCRKRWSQMVKHIGDNGNKSFSEQVEVLSERYSLDVLDAREAYDNPSIVD; encoded by the coding sequence ATGACGACTTCAGAATTGATTGCTCAAGATGAAGATGTGACTCACACCAAAATGAAGATGCAGACAATGAAAAAAAGTAAGTGTCCAGATGGTTCAGATAAAAAGGacagagaaaagaagaagaagaagaagaagaagaagcagaagGAGCATAAAACCCAGAAGGACgagcagaaagaagaaatagaatcGGATGCAGAACCTCGggttaagaaagaagaaatagaatcTGAGACAGAACCTTGTGTAAAAAAAGACGAGGAAAtgcagaagaagaaaaaagctAAGTTGTCTGAAGGCATTGATGAAAATAATTGTAAAAGAGGGCCAGATAGTggtaaggagaagaagaaaaagaagcaaaaaactGAGGATTCTACAGAAAGTTCTTCACATATTACCAAggaggagaagaggaagaaaactAAGTATGTTGAAGGTGGATCACTAAAAAAGGTTCATGAAGGAGAAGCAGGATTGAGGGAGGAGGAAATTAGTAGTCCTCCTGAAAGACTTTCGCCCAAGGGATCATCTAAGAAAGTAAGATTTTCAGAAGATGTGGAGATTTTTCCATTAGTTGATGCCCAAAGTAGTGGGAAAACAAAGCAGGATGATGGTTTAATTAGAGGCAAGCGGTTTtccaaagaagaagatgagatagtTAAAAAGGCTGTCTTGAAATATATTGAGGAACACGCTCTTGGTGATGAAGGTCTCAAGAAAGTTCTTCATTGCAGGGAGTTTCCAGAAGTGAAAAGTTGTTGGAAGGACATAGGAAAAGCCTTACCTTATAGGCCTTATTTGAGTGTATATTATAGAGCTCACATCTTGTTTGAAAGAGATGAGACACATAAATGGACACCTGAGGAATATGAACTTGTTCGAAAGTTTCATGAGAAACATGGATCGGATTGGAAAGCATTGGCAGAAGTCCTTGGAAAACATAGGTTTCATGTGAAAGATACGTGGCGACGAATAAAACTCCCCAATATGAAGAAAGGAAAGTGGACACAAGATGAGTACCAGAAATTATTTGATTTAGTTAACAAAGACCTGCGACTCAAGGCTTATGAGGAAAAAAGATCCAAGCATGGGATGCTTCGTGACAATATCTGCTGGGGAGCAATTAGCGACGAGTTGTCCACAAGATCAACTGCTATTTGCTGCCAGAAATGGTATGGCCAGTTGACATCGCCAATGGTTGCTGACAATGAATGGGCAGACGTTGATGATTACCGGCTTGTTGATGCCCTCTCCAGCTTGGATGCTTGCTCCATTGAAGATGTGGAATGGGACCAACTGCTTGAACACAGAAATGGTGAGGTATGTAGAAAGCGATGGTCTCAAATGGTCAAACACATAGGTGATAATGGAAACAAGTCATTTTCTGAACAAGTTGAAGTCCTTTCCGAGCGATATAGCCTTGATGTACTTGATGCAAGAGAAGCCTACGACAATCCTTCTATAGTTGATTAA
- the LOC120071147 gene encoding cyclin-D-binding Myb-like transcription factor 1 isoform X2 — protein MTTSELIAQDEDVTHTKMKMQTMKKSKCPDGSDKKDREKKKKKKKKKQKEHKTQKDEQKEEIESDAEPRVKKEEIESETEPCVKKDEEMQKKKKAKLSEGIDENNCKRGPDSGKEKKKKKQKTEDSTESSSHITKEEKRKKTKYVEGGSLKKVHEGEAGLREEEISSPPERLSPKGSSKKVRFSEDVEIFPLVDAQSSGKTKQDDGLIRGKRFSKEEDEIVKKAVLKYIEEHALGDEGLKKVLHCREFPEVKSCWKDIGKALPYRPYLSVYYRAHILFERDETHKWTPEEYELVRKFHEKHGSDWKALAEVLGKHRFHVKDTWRRIKLPNMKKGKWTQDEYQKLFDLVNKDLRLKAYEEKRSKHGMLRDNICWGAISDELSTRSTAICCQKWYGQLTSPMVADNEWADVDDYRLVDALSSLDACSIEDVEWDQLLEHRNGEVVLKS, from the exons ATGACGACTTCAGAATTGATTGCTCAAGATGAAGATGTGACTCACACCAAAATGAAGATGCAGACAATGAAAAAAAGTAAGTGTCCAGATGGTTCAGATAAAAAGGacagagaaaagaagaagaagaagaagaagaagaagcagaagGAGCATAAAACCCAGAAGGACgagcagaaagaagaaatagaatcGGATGCAGAACCTCGggttaagaaagaagaaatagaatcTGAGACAGAACCTTGTGTAAAAAAAGACGAGGAAAtgcagaagaagaaaaaagctAAGTTGTCTGAAGGCATTGATGAAAATAATTGTAAAAGAGGGCCAGATAGTggtaaggagaagaagaaaaagaagcaaaaaactGAGGATTCTACAGAAAGTTCTTCACATATTACCAAggaggagaagaggaagaaaactAAGTATGTTGAAGGTGGATCACTAAAAAAGGTTCATGAAGGAGAAGCAGGATTGAGGGAGGAGGAAATTAGTAGTCCTCCTGAAAGACTTTCGCCCAAGGGATCATCTAAGAAAGTAAGATTTTCAGAAGATGTGGAGATTTTTCCATTAGTTGATGCCCAAAGTAGTGGGAAAACAAAGCAGGATGATGGTTTAATTAGAGGCAAGCGGTTTtccaaagaagaagatgagatagtTAAAAAGGCTGTCTTGAAATATATTGAGGAACACGCTCTTGGTGATGAAGGTCTCAAGAAAGTTCTTCATTGCAGGGAGTTTCCAGAAGTGAAAAGTTGTTGGAAGGACATAGGAAAAGCCTTACCTTATAGGCCTTATTTGAGTGTATATTATAGAGCTCACATCTTGTTTGAAAGAGATGAGACACATAAATGGACACCTGAGGAATATGAACTTGTTCGAAAGTTTCATGAGAAACATGGATCGGATTGGAAAGCATTGGCAGAAGTCCTTGGAAAACATAGGTTTCATGTGAAAGATACGTGGCGACGAATAAAACTCCCCAATATGAAGAAAGGAAAGTGGACACAAGATGAGTACCAGAAATTATTTGATTTAGTTAACAAAGACCTGCGACTCAAGGCTTATGAGGAAAAAAGATCCAAGCATGGGATGCTTCGTGACAATATCTGCTGGGGAGCAATTAGCGACGAGTTGTCCACAAGATCAACTGCTATTTGCTGCCAGAAATGGTATGGCCAGTTGACATCGCCAATGGTTGCTGACAATGAATGGGCAGACGTTGATGATTACCGGCTTGTTGATGCCCTCTCCAGCTTGGATGCTTGCTCCATTGAAGATGTGGAATGGGACCAACTGCTTGAACACAGAAATGGTGAG GTGGTCTTGAAGTCTTAG
- the LOC120071165 gene encoding UDP-galactose/UDP-glucose transporter 2-like: MKNEDQVRTLFGISLTDRPKWHQFLICSSGFFFGYLVNGICEEYVYNKLQFSYGWYFTFVQGFVYLFLIYLQGFTAKQMVNPWKTYVKLSAVLMGSHGLTKGSLAFLNYPAQLMFKSTKVLPVMIMGAFIPGLRRKYPAHEYVSAVLLVVGLIIFTLADAQTSPNFSILGVVMISGALIMDSFLGNLQEAIFTMNPETTQMEMLFCSTVVGLPFLIPPMLLTGELFKAWTSCSQHKYVYGVLVFEAMATYVGQVSVLSLIALFGAATTAMITTARKAVTLLLSYLIFTKPLSEQHATGLLLIGMGITLKLLPDYKPKNRAASNAKTSRPPANKDNEMAHQIEIGKDEERRPLV; encoded by the exons ATGAAGAACGAAGACCAAGTTCGGACTCTGTTTGGGATTTCCCTTACTGATAGGCCTAAATGGCATCAGTTCCTCATTTGCTCTTCTGGATTTTTCTTTGGCTACTTAGTCAATGGAATCTGTGAG GAATATGTATATAACAAGCTGCAATTCAG TTATGGATGGTACTTCACATTTGTTCAAGGATTTGTGTATCTGTTTCTGATTTATCTCCAAGGCTTCACTGCAAAGCAAATGGTGAACCCTTGGAAGACTTATGTCAAGCTTTCTGCTGTGTTGATGGGTTCCCATGGCCTTACCAAAGGCTCTTTGGCCTTTCTTAATTATCCTGCTCAGCTTATGTtcaaatctacaaag GTTTTGCCAGTGATGATAATGGGTGCCTTCATACCCGGCCTCAGGCGAAAATATCCAGCTCACGAATACGTTTCTGCTGTACTTTTGGTTGTGGGTTTAATCATCTTCACTTTAGCAGATGCACAAACATCTCCAAACTTCAGTATTCTCGGCGTGGTCATGATATCGGGCGCACTAATCATGGACTCGTTTCTTGGTAATCTGCAAGAAGCCATATTTACCATGAATCCTGAAACCACACAG ATGGAGATGCTCTTTTGTTCGACTGTCGTCGGCTTGCCTTTCTTGATCCCACCCATGCTTTTGACGGGTGAATTGTTTAAAGCATGGACTTCATGTTCTCAG CACAAGTACGTATACGGTGTGTTAGTTTTTGAAGCTATGGCGACCTACGTTGGCCAAGTCTCTGTTCTTTCACTCATTGCCCTATTTGGGGCAGCTACTACAGCCATG ATAACAACCGCTAGAAAGGCAGTGACATTATTGCTATCTTACTTGATATTCACGAAGCCATTAAGTGAACAACATGCGACGGGTCTGCTGCTCATAGGCATGGGGATCACGCTGAAGCTTTTACCTGATTACAAGCCCAAAAACAGAGCCGCTTCAAATGCTAAGACTTCAAGACCACCTGCTAACAAGGACAATGAAATGGCTCATCAAATAGAAATTGGAAAAGATGAAGAAAGAAGGCCATTGGTCTAA